The Sphingopyxis fribergensis genome contains a region encoding:
- a CDS encoding GDCCVxC domain-containing (seleno)protein — protein MLDPSPVLQSTLTCPLCGQIADEIMPTDACQYFYDCKGCGALLKPLPGDCCVFCSYGTVPCPPIQVDGGKGSCCG, from the coding sequence ATGCTTGATCCCTCGCCGGTCCTGCAATCGACGCTGACGTGTCCGCTCTGCGGTCAAATCGCCGACGAAATCATGCCCACCGATGCGTGTCAGTATTTCTACGACTGCAAGGGATGCGGCGCGCTGCTCAAGCCGCTGCCAGGAGACTGCTGTGTCTTCTGTTCCTATGGCACGGTACCCTGCCCGCCAATACAGGTTGACGGCGGCAAGGGCAGTTGCTGCGGCTGA
- a CDS encoding cytochrome c/FTR1 family iron permease — MPPARRFLSLLIALAAICGLVVPTAQARTDAGEVQTIWRLLDYVAVDYGGAVSNGAVTSTVEYAEMTEFSATVRKGIEALPVSPARARLVSEAGQLQTAIASKADPGKVAGQARGLAADLLAAYPVPLAPRNAPDPRRGAQVYLENCASCHGARGDGNGPQAKGLDPAPIDFTDAGRARKRSLFALYQVIGQGLEGTSMPSFAHLPSDDRWAVAAYAGGFAFRDVAAGRRVWNQTPAARELVPDLQAFTSLSPEVLGRGLGSEQADALTAYLRSDPQALTTASPATLAVARDKLAQSLAAYRKGNRSEAERLALSAYLDGFEPIEPILTTRDSALMAQIESAMSDYRVSIARGVPVDAVAGKAAAVETLFADAEAALSPDAASDASTFVGALTILLREGLEALLIIVAMIAFLRKAERPEVLPYVHGGWIAALAAGGATWAVATYAISISGANRELTEGFGSLFAAVVLVWVGIWMHGKSHAESWQRYIREAMGKALSRRSAWFLFGLAFLVVYREVFETILFFAALAAQGSRSAIAAGAGTAVVILAAIAWVMLRYSRVLPIGRFFAYSSSLIAILAVVLAGKGAGALQEAGLLGITPLAHFPRFPAMGIFPSLEPLLLQLLALAILWIGYRYNSRQHRRIETAPGR, encoded by the coding sequence ATGCCCCCCGCCCGCCGCTTTCTCTCTCTGCTGATCGCGCTCGCTGCAATCTGCGGCCTCGTCGTGCCGACGGCACAGGCCCGCACTGATGCCGGCGAAGTCCAGACCATCTGGCGCCTGCTGGACTATGTTGCGGTCGACTATGGTGGAGCGGTCTCGAATGGCGCGGTGACGAGCACGGTCGAATATGCCGAGATGACCGAGTTTTCCGCCACCGTTCGCAAGGGGATCGAAGCGCTTCCGGTATCCCCGGCGCGGGCTCGCCTTGTCAGTGAAGCGGGACAACTCCAGACGGCGATCGCATCGAAGGCGGACCCCGGCAAGGTGGCTGGCCAGGCGCGCGGACTCGCGGCGGACCTCCTCGCCGCCTACCCTGTGCCCCTCGCGCCGCGCAACGCTCCAGATCCCCGGCGCGGAGCCCAAGTCTATCTGGAAAATTGCGCCAGCTGTCACGGCGCGCGCGGCGATGGCAATGGACCTCAGGCCAAGGGGCTCGACCCGGCACCTATCGATTTCACCGACGCCGGACGCGCTCGCAAGCGCAGTCTGTTCGCGCTCTATCAGGTGATAGGACAGGGGCTCGAAGGCACGTCCATGCCCAGTTTTGCCCATTTGCCCTCCGACGACCGCTGGGCGGTAGCAGCCTATGCCGGTGGATTTGCCTTTCGCGACGTCGCAGCCGGCCGGCGTGTCTGGAACCAGACCCCTGCGGCGCGCGAACTGGTCCCCGACCTGCAAGCCTTCACGAGTCTCAGCCCGGAAGTGCTTGGTCGTGGGCTGGGATCGGAGCAGGCCGACGCGCTTACCGCCTATTTGCGCTCAGATCCCCAAGCATTGACAACCGCTTCGCCCGCGACGCTTGCGGTTGCCCGTGACAAATTGGCGCAAAGCCTTGCCGCGTACCGCAAGGGAAATCGGAGCGAGGCAGAGCGTCTCGCGCTGTCCGCCTATCTCGACGGTTTCGAACCGATTGAGCCGATCCTGACGACGCGCGATTCCGCCCTTATGGCGCAAATCGAATCCGCGATGTCCGATTATCGCGTGTCCATCGCGCGAGGTGTGCCGGTCGATGCGGTCGCGGGTAAAGCCGCCGCAGTCGAAACCCTTTTCGCCGATGCCGAAGCTGCACTGTCTCCCGATGCAGCCAGCGACGCATCGACCTTTGTCGGGGCGCTTACCATCTTGCTGCGCGAGGGTCTCGAAGCGCTTCTGATCATCGTGGCGATGATCGCTTTCTTACGAAAGGCCGAACGGCCTGAGGTCCTACCCTATGTCCATGGCGGCTGGATCGCAGCCCTGGCAGCCGGCGGCGCAACCTGGGCAGTCGCGACCTATGCAATCTCGATCAGCGGAGCGAACCGCGAGTTGACAGAGGGATTTGGCTCGCTTTTCGCCGCAGTCGTTCTCGTCTGGGTCGGCATCTGGATGCACGGAAAGTCACATGCGGAGAGCTGGCAGCGCTATATTCGCGAAGCGATGGGCAAAGCGCTTTCACGTCGCTCGGCCTGGTTCCTGTTCGGGCTCGCTTTCCTCGTGGTCTATCGGGAAGTCTTTGAGACCATCCTGTTTTTCGCAGCTCTCGCCGCGCAAGGAAGCCGCAGCGCGATCGCCGCCGGAGCCGGAACCGCAGTGGTGATCCTGGCAGCAATCGCATGGGTCATGCTTCGTTACAGCCGGGTCCTGCCGATCGGAAGATTTTTCGCTTACAGCTCTTCGCTCATCGCTATCCTCGCGGTTGTCCTGGCCGGCAAGGGCGCGGGCGCGCTACAGGAAGCCGGCCTCCTCGGCATCACCCCGCTAGCTCATTTTCCCCGCTTCCCGGCGATGGGGATATTTCCTTCGCTCGAACCGTTGTTGCTCCAGCTTCTCGCGCTTGCAATCCTCTGGATCGGCTATCGTTACAACAGTCGGCAACATCGCCGCATCGAGACAGCGCCCGGTCGATGA
- a CDS encoding efflux RND transporter permease subunit — MIARIIRASVAARGLVVASALILTLLGIAAVRTTPVDALPDLSDVQVIVRTSYAGQAPRIVEDQVTYPITTTMLSVPGARVVRGYSFVGDSFVYVLFDDGTDPYWARSRVLEYLSQVQSRLPEGARASIGPDATGVGWIYEYALVDKSGRHDLAELRSLQDWFLRFELKSVPGVAEVASIGGMVRQYQIIVDPQKLAAFGVTATDVADALKRANQESGGGSLELAEAEYIVRAGGYLKSLDDFRSVPIRTAGGGIPVTVGDVATVQIGPDTRRGIAELNGEGEVAGGVIVMREGKNAREVIDGVRAKLAELKRSLPPGVEIVTTYDRSGLIDRAVDNLTSKLVEEFIIVGLVCALFLWHARSALVAILTLPLGILIAFIVMRLQGLNANILSLGGIAIAVGAMVDAAVVMIENAHKHLEHWERDHPGEELKGAERWRVITDAAAEVGPALFLSLLIITFSFLPIFTLEGQEGRLFAPLAFTKTYAMAAAAILSITLIPVLMGWLIRGKIPAEQANPVNRWLTRAYRPALDWVLERPKKALLIAGLVFATSLWPMTQIGGEFMPQMHEGDLLYMPSALPGISAARASSLLQQTDRLIKTVPEVESVFGKAGRADSATDPAPLEMFETTIRFKPKDQWRPGMTEEKLIEELDARVRVPGLANFWIPPIRNRIDMLATGIKSPVGIKVAGSDLAEIDRTAKRIEGVVRTVPGVASALAERLTGGRYIDVDIDRAAAGRYGLNVADVQAIVAGAIGGETIGQTVEGLARYPISVRYPREMRDSIGELAALPILTPSRQQITLGTVASVKVSDGPPMLRSENGRPVTWIYVDSRGRDLQGLVHDIQRAIARDVELPPGVSISYTGQFEFLVRATERMKVVVPVTLAIIFILLYLTFRRWDEALLIMATLPFALTGGLWLLYLLGYNQSVASAVGFIALAGVAAEFGVVMLIYLKHALADRGDGDILAAVREGALLRVRPKAMTVAVILAGLFPILVGTGTGSEVMSRIAAPMIGGMLTAPLLSMLIIPAAYLLMRRRAAHPVQPEGETT; from the coding sequence ATGATCGCACGCATTATTCGCGCCTCGGTCGCGGCGCGCGGGCTTGTCGTCGCTTCGGCGCTGATCCTGACCTTGCTCGGGATCGCCGCGGTGCGCACGACTCCGGTCGACGCCCTGCCCGACCTGTCGGACGTCCAGGTCATCGTCCGCACCAGCTATGCGGGACAGGCACCGCGGATCGTCGAGGACCAGGTCACCTATCCGATCACGACGACGATGCTCTCGGTGCCGGGCGCGCGCGTGGTGCGCGGCTACAGCTTCGTCGGCGACAGCTTCGTCTATGTCCTGTTCGACGACGGCACCGATCCCTATTGGGCGCGCAGCCGCGTGCTCGAATATCTGAGCCAGGTGCAAAGCCGTCTCCCCGAGGGCGCGCGCGCGAGCATCGGTCCCGACGCGACCGGGGTCGGGTGGATCTATGAATATGCGCTCGTCGACAAAAGCGGCCGCCACGATCTTGCCGAGCTCCGCAGCCTCCAGGACTGGTTCCTGCGCTTCGAACTGAAGTCAGTGCCGGGCGTCGCCGAGGTCGCGAGCATCGGCGGCATGGTGCGCCAATATCAGATCATCGTCGATCCGCAGAAGCTTGCCGCCTTCGGCGTGACCGCAACCGACGTGGCAGACGCCCTCAAGCGCGCAAACCAGGAAAGCGGCGGCGGCAGCCTCGAACTCGCCGAGGCCGAATATATCGTGCGCGCGGGCGGCTATCTGAAATCGCTCGACGATTTCCGCAGCGTCCCGATCCGCACCGCCGGCGGCGGCATCCCGGTGACGGTCGGCGATGTTGCGACGGTCCAGATCGGCCCCGACACGCGGCGCGGCATCGCCGAACTCAATGGCGAGGGCGAGGTCGCGGGCGGCGTGATCGTCATGCGCGAGGGCAAGAATGCCCGCGAGGTCATCGACGGCGTGCGCGCCAAGCTCGCCGAGCTCAAGCGCAGCCTGCCGCCGGGGGTCGAGATCGTCACCACCTACGACCGTTCGGGGCTGATCGATCGTGCGGTCGACAATCTCACCTCGAAGCTCGTCGAAGAATTCATCATCGTCGGGCTCGTCTGCGCGCTGTTCCTGTGGCACGCCCGGTCGGCGCTGGTCGCCATCCTGACCCTGCCGCTCGGCATCCTCATCGCCTTCATCGTCATGCGGCTGCAGGGGCTCAACGCCAATATCCTGTCGCTCGGCGGCATCGCGATCGCGGTCGGCGCGATGGTCGATGCGGCGGTGGTGATGATCGAAAATGCCCACAAGCATCTCGAACATTGGGAGCGCGATCATCCGGGCGAGGAATTGAAGGGCGCCGAGCGCTGGCGCGTCATCACCGATGCCGCCGCCGAGGTCGGCCCGGCGCTGTTCCTCAGCCTTCTCATTATCACCTTCTCCTTCTTGCCGATCTTCACGCTCGAAGGCCAGGAAGGGCGGCTCTTCGCGCCGCTCGCCTTCACCAAGACCTATGCGATGGCGGCCGCTGCGATCCTCTCGATCACGCTCATCCCGGTGCTGATGGGCTGGCTGATCCGCGGAAAGATCCCGGCCGAACAGGCCAATCCGGTCAACCGCTGGCTGACCCGCGCCTATCGCCCGGCACTCGACTGGGTGCTCGAACGGCCGAAAAAGGCGCTCCTCATCGCCGGCCTCGTCTTCGCCACCAGCCTCTGGCCGATGACCCAGATCGGCGGCGAGTTCATGCCGCAGATGCATGAGGGCGATCTCCTCTACATGCCCTCAGCGCTTCCCGGCATCTCAGCAGCGCGGGCGTCGAGCCTGCTCCAGCAGACCGATCGGCTGATCAAGACGGTGCCAGAGGTCGAAAGCGTGTTCGGCAAGGCGGGCCGCGCCGACAGCGCCACCGACCCCGCGCCGCTCGAGATGTTCGAGACGACGATCCGCTTCAAGCCGAAGGACCAGTGGCGCCCCGGCATGACCGAGGAGAAATTGATCGAGGAGCTCGACGCGCGGGTCCGGGTCCCTGGGCTCGCCAATTTCTGGATCCCGCCGATCCGCAACCGCATCGACATGCTCGCGACCGGGATCAAAAGCCCGGTCGGCATCAAGGTCGCGGGCTCGGATCTTGCCGAGATCGACCGCACCGCGAAGCGCATCGAGGGCGTAGTCAGGACCGTCCCCGGCGTCGCCTCGGCGCTGGCCGAGCGCCTGACTGGCGGCCGTTATATCGACGTCGACATCGATCGCGCCGCCGCGGGGCGCTATGGTCTCAACGTCGCCGACGTGCAGGCGATCGTCGCGGGCGCGATCGGCGGCGAGACGATCGGCCAGACGGTCGAGGGGCTCGCGCGCTATCCGATCAGCGTCCGCTATCCACGCGAGATGCGCGACAGCATCGGCGAGCTCGCGGCCCTTCCGATCCTGACGCCGTCGCGCCAGCAGATCACGCTCGGGACGGTGGCGAGCGTCAAGGTCAGCGACGGGCCGCCGATGCTGCGCAGCGAGAATGGCCGCCCGGTGACCTGGATCTATGTCGACAGCCGCGGCCGCGATTTGCAGGGTCTGGTGCACGACATCCAGCGGGCGATCGCGCGCGATGTCGAGCTGCCCCCCGGCGTCAGCATCTCCTACACCGGGCAGTTCGAGTTCCTCGTTCGTGCGACCGAGCGGATGAAGGTGGTCGTGCCGGTCACGCTCGCGATCATCTTCATCCTGCTCTACCTCACCTTCCGCCGCTGGGACGAGGCGCTGCTCATCATGGCGACCTTGCCCTTTGCACTCACCGGCGGGCTCTGGCTGCTCTATCTGCTCGGTTACAACCAGTCGGTCGCGAGCGCGGTCGGGTTCATCGCGCTCGCCGGCGTCGCCGCCGAGTTCGGGGTCGTCATGCTCATCTACCTCAAGCATGCGCTCGCCGATCGCGGCGATGGCGACATATTGGCCGCGGTTCGCGAAGGCGCGCTGCTCCGCGTCCGCCCGAAGGCGATGACCGTTGCGGTTATCCTCGCGGGCCTGTTCCCGATCCTCGTCGGGACCGGCACCGGCTCCGAAGTGATGAGCCGCATCGCCGCGCCGATGATCGGCGGCATGCTCACCGCGCCGCTGCTGTCGATGCTTATCATTCCCGCCGCCTATCTGCTGATGCGAAGGCGTGCGGCTCATCCCGTCCAACCCGAAGGAGAAACGACATGA
- a CDS encoding efflux RND transporter periplasmic adaptor subunit, whose amino-acid sequence MTDATSAARWRVAILATVLIAGGGGYWLGQSGKSDAPTETASGGRKILYYYDPMFPNQKFDKPGKSPFMDMQLEPKYADEGGGAAPGVSIDPSARQSLGIRVVAAEMGSLAATFDVNGSVDFNQRDVAIVQARSGGFVERVYRLAPGDVIGAGAPIAELQLPEWGSAQTEYLSVKKLGKPELTAAARQRLRLMGMPEGVIAEVDRSGRTGGRLTVRAPIGGVVQTLNARAGVTLASGQTLAEISGLGTVWLNAALPEAQAGLVKIGQPATANLTAFPGEAFTGRVVAILPTAAADSRTLTVRIELANRGGRLRPGMFAVVALGGDAKPTLLVPSEAVIRTGTRSIVMLEKGDGRYHPAEVVAGREGGGKTEILRGLAPGEKVVASGQFLLDSEASLTGLTVRPLEPAQ is encoded by the coding sequence ATGACCGATGCAACATCAGCGGCGCGCTGGCGCGTCGCAATCCTGGCCACGGTGCTGATCGCGGGCGGCGGCGGTTATTGGTTGGGACAGAGCGGCAAGAGCGATGCACCAACCGAGACGGCAAGCGGCGGGCGCAAGATCCTCTACTATTATGATCCGATGTTCCCGAACCAGAAGTTCGACAAGCCCGGCAAGTCGCCCTTCATGGACATGCAGCTCGAGCCCAAATATGCCGACGAGGGTGGCGGCGCGGCGCCCGGCGTGTCGATTGACCCGTCGGCGCGTCAGAGCCTCGGCATAAGAGTGGTCGCGGCCGAAATGGGGAGCCTTGCCGCAACCTTCGACGTCAATGGCAGTGTGGATTTCAACCAGCGCGATGTCGCGATCGTCCAGGCGCGCTCGGGCGGCTTCGTCGAACGCGTCTATCGCCTCGCGCCTGGCGATGTCATCGGCGCCGGTGCGCCGATCGCCGAATTGCAATTGCCTGAATGGGGCAGCGCCCAGACCGAATATCTGAGCGTCAAGAAGCTCGGCAAACCTGAACTCACGGCGGCCGCGCGGCAGCGGCTGCGGCTGATGGGCATGCCCGAAGGCGTGATCGCCGAGGTCGACCGGAGCGGACGGACCGGCGGCAGACTGACGGTGCGCGCGCCGATCGGCGGCGTGGTCCAGACGCTCAATGCCCGTGCAGGCGTGACTCTCGCCTCGGGGCAGACACTTGCCGAAATCTCGGGACTTGGAACGGTGTGGCTCAATGCCGCGCTCCCCGAAGCGCAGGCCGGACTGGTGAAGATCGGCCAACCTGCCACCGCGAACCTCACCGCCTTTCCCGGCGAGGCTTTTACCGGGCGGGTCGTCGCGATCCTGCCGACCGCAGCGGCGGACAGCCGGACGCTGACAGTGCGCATCGAGCTCGCCAACCGCGGCGGTCGCCTACGCCCCGGCATGTTCGCCGTCGTCGCGCTCGGCGGGGACGCCAAGCCAACGCTGCTGGTGCCAAGCGAAGCGGTGATCCGCACCGGCACGCGCAGCATCGTGATGCTCGAGAAGGGCGACGGACGCTACCATCCCGCCGAAGTGGTCGCCGGACGCGAAGGCGGCGGCAAGACCGAGATATTGCGAGGGCTCGCCCCCGGCGAGAAGGTCGTCGCGTCGGGCCAGTTCCTGCTCGACTCCGAGGCGAGCCTGACCGGTCTCACGGTTCGTCCGCTGGAGCCAGCGCAATGA
- a CDS encoding TolC family protein produces MRPYFTAALLALPSALHAEPMTLDSALSRAASEAPELQSREAGVDAAQSAAIAADRLPDPKLNIVLQDFPVTGPDAGRFNRDDFTMQVIGVSQDFPNPAKRRARATRAQADIGIARADEAVTAQDIRLATALAWVDLYYAKKELKELDLLDSGLEDLQSTVTARLASGAARPAQALEPDQLRAAINDRRSALAAEIARARAQLARFTGDPAADTLGDLPPQSIDEQGLRAGIDALPKLRALDARALAADAETGLARADKRPDWSVNAAYGRREPNYGDLVTVGVTVDLPFFSKKRQDPKIAARASEAMRARLDREAAKRDIAAALDADLADHRMHHEQLANARTRLVPLAKKRAELDLASYAAGKLDLGTALLSTLALAEAEVDALAREAEVARDAIRINYIYGEAGR; encoded by the coding sequence ATGCGCCCATATTTTACGGCAGCCTTGCTTGCGCTGCCCTCGGCTCTTCACGCCGAGCCGATGACGCTCGATTCGGCGCTCAGCCGAGCAGCATCGGAGGCACCCGAACTGCAAAGCCGCGAAGCGGGCGTCGACGCCGCCCAATCGGCGGCGATCGCCGCCGACCGGCTGCCCGACCCGAAACTCAATATCGTCCTCCAGGATTTCCCGGTGACCGGACCCGACGCGGGCCGGTTCAATCGCGACGATTTCACGATGCAGGTCATCGGCGTCAGCCAGGATTTTCCGAACCCCGCCAAACGCCGCGCGCGCGCGACCCGCGCGCAGGCCGACATTGGAATCGCCCGCGCCGACGAAGCGGTCACCGCGCAGGACATCAGGCTCGCGACCGCGCTCGCCTGGGTCGATCTCTATTATGCCAAGAAGGAGCTGAAGGAACTCGACCTGCTCGATAGCGGCCTCGAGGACCTTCAATCGACCGTGACGGCGCGGCTTGCCAGCGGTGCGGCGCGCCCGGCGCAGGCGCTCGAACCCGATCAGCTTCGCGCCGCGATCAACGATCGCCGCAGCGCGCTCGCCGCCGAGATCGCCCGCGCCCGCGCGCAGCTCGCCCGCTTCACCGGCGACCCCGCCGCCGACACGCTCGGCGACTTGCCGCCGCAGTCGATCGACGAACAAGGATTGCGCGCCGGCATCGACGCCCTGCCAAAGCTCAGAGCACTCGATGCCCGCGCCCTCGCCGCCGACGCCGAGACCGGTCTCGCACGCGCCGACAAGCGACCCGACTGGAGCGTCAACGCGGCCTATGGGCGCCGCGAGCCCAATTACGGTGATCTCGTCACGGTCGGGGTCACCGTCGACCTGCCCTTCTTCTCGAAAAAGCGGCAGGACCCCAAGATCGCCGCGCGCGCCAGCGAGGCGATGCGCGCCCGGCTCGACCGCGAGGCTGCCAAGCGCGACATCGCGGCAGCGCTCGACGCCGATCTCGCCGATCACCGCATGCATCATGAGCAGCTCGCCAATGCACGTACGCGGCTCGTGCCGCTCGCGAAGAAGCGCGCCGAGCTCGATCTTGCAAGCTACGCCGCCGGAAAGCTCGACCTCGGGACCGCGCTCCTGTCGACTCTCGCGCTTGCCGAGGCCGAAGTCGATGCGCTGGCGCGCGAAGCCGAGGTCGCGCGCGACGCGATCCGGATCAATTATATTTATGGGGAGGCAGGTCGATGA
- a CDS encoding MauE/DoxX family redox-associated membrane protein, which produces MNMQVQRANESAPAHTGAAVSGKPRATIYRMVMEQHICPYGLKALHLLRSRGYDVEDVWLTTREETDAFKAKHSVATTPQTFIEGERIGGHDDLRRHLGLKVRDPKALTYKPVIALFSITALMALAVSQAVSGTPFTIRTAEWFIGFSMALLAFLKLRDIESFSSMFLNYDLLAKRWVPYATLYPFAEALAGILMISGALSWISIPVALFIGIIGAVSVFKAVYIDKRELKCACVGGDSNVPLGFISLTENLMMIAMALWMLVAPVAMTMGHF; this is translated from the coding sequence ATGAATATGCAGGTTCAGCGCGCGAACGAAAGCGCGCCAGCGCACACTGGTGCGGCGGTTTCGGGCAAGCCGCGGGCGACCATCTATCGCATGGTGATGGAGCAGCATATCTGCCCCTATGGCCTGAAGGCGCTGCATCTGTTGCGCAGCCGCGGCTACGACGTCGAGGATGTCTGGCTGACGACCCGCGAGGAAACCGACGCCTTCAAGGCGAAGCATAGCGTCGCGACGACGCCGCAGACCTTCATCGAAGGCGAGCGGATCGGCGGTCACGATGATCTGAGGCGCCATCTCGGTCTGAAAGTCCGCGATCCAAAGGCGCTAACCTATAAGCCCGTCATCGCGCTCTTCTCTATCACCGCGCTGATGGCGCTGGCCGTCAGCCAGGCGGTGTCGGGCACGCCCTTCACGATCCGTACCGCCGAATGGTTTATCGGGTTCAGCATGGCGTTGCTTGCCTTCCTCAAGCTCCGCGACATCGAGAGCTTCTCGAGCATGTTCCTGAACTATGACCTGCTCGCCAAACGCTGGGTGCCCTATGCCACCCTCTATCCTTTTGCCGAAGCACTGGCCGGCATTTTGATGATTTCGGGAGCGCTAAGCTGGATTTCGATTCCGGTGGCGCTGTTCATCGGGATCATCGGCGCCGTGTCGGTGTTCAAGGCGGTGTATATCGACAAGCGCGAACTCAAATGCGCCTGCGTCGGCGGCGACAGCAATGTGCCGCTGGGTTTCATCTCACTGACCGAAAATCTGATGATGATCGCCATGGCGCTGTGGATGCTGGTCGCGCCCGTCGCCATGACGATGGGCCATTTTTAA
- a CDS encoding MerR family transcriptional regulator, producing the protein MARDTRLPIGGLAKRTGTKVNTIRFYEDIGLLPCAARTASGRRTYGDEDVGRLAFIRNARGLGFSIDEIRSLTALALGPGQDCAEIRAVAARHLLDVDEKLERMARLRAELARIVQLCDGGPVSDCRVIEAIAAGNA; encoded by the coding sequence ATGGCGCGCGACACGCGGCTGCCGATCGGCGGCCTGGCGAAACGCACCGGCACCAAGGTAAACACGATCCGCTTCTATGAGGATATCGGATTGCTGCCTTGCGCAGCGCGCACAGCCTCTGGCCGGCGCACCTACGGGGATGAGGATGTCGGGCGCCTCGCATTCATCCGCAATGCCCGCGGCCTCGGCTTTTCGATCGATGAAATCCGGTCGTTGACGGCGCTGGCCTTGGGGCCGGGGCAGGACTGCGCCGAAATCCGCGCAGTTGCGGCGCGTCACCTGCTCGATGTCGATGAAAAGCTGGAACGGATGGCGCGGCTCCGTGCTGAACTTGCCCGTATCGTCCAGCTCTGCGATGGCGGGCCGGTGTCGGATTGCCGGGTCATCGAGGCCATCGCCGCCGGAAATGCCTAG
- a CDS encoding cation transporter: MSNDSNCGCTGDTVRAERDPAYRRALWIVVILNLGFGAIEIVGGFIANSQALKADSLDFIGDGTITLAGLVAIGWTALARTRIALAQGLFLLSLGIGVIGVALWRALTAVPPEAELMGGIGAAALLVNLTSAAVLSRFREGDANVRAVWLFSRNDAIANVAVIIAAGLVAWTGQAWPDLAVAAIIATLFLHSAYEILRSARTELRELSTVPGQ; encoded by the coding sequence ATGAGCAACGACAGCAATTGCGGCTGCACGGGCGACACCGTCAGGGCCGAACGCGATCCCGCCTATCGAAGGGCCTTGTGGATCGTCGTAATTCTCAATCTCGGCTTCGGCGCGATCGAGATCGTCGGCGGGTTCATCGCCAACAGCCAGGCGCTGAAAGCCGACTCGCTCGACTTTATCGGCGACGGCACGATCACGTTGGCCGGCCTCGTCGCGATAGGCTGGACTGCGCTCGCCCGCACGCGTATCGCCTTAGCCCAAGGCCTGTTCCTGCTGTCGCTTGGCATAGGGGTCATCGGCGTCGCGCTGTGGCGTGCCCTGACCGCGGTTCCGCCCGAAGCCGAGCTGATGGGCGGCATCGGCGCCGCCGCCCTCCTCGTCAACCTCACCTCGGCCGCGGTCCTCTCGCGGTTCCGCGAAGGCGACGCCAATGTCCGGGCGGTGTGGCTGTTCAGCCGCAACGACGCGATCGCCAATGTGGCGGTGATCATCGCCGCCGGCCTCGTCGCATGGACCGGGCAAGCCTGGCCCGACCTTGCAGTCGCCGCCATCATTGCCACGCTTTTCCTGCATTCGGCCTATGAGATTCTACGCAGCGCGCGGACCGAATTGCGCGAACTGTCGACTGTGCCCGGACAATAG
- a CDS encoding MerR family transcriptional regulator: MAPSSTIPIGELSRLTGCNIETIRYYERIGILPAPVRYGRFRRYDSAGVRRLAFVRRARELGFPLDTVRTLLLLAEGGGHSCDQARHMAESQLADVLAKRADLDRMAAVLGDLVEACGAGDAGGCPLLEALSD, encoded by the coding sequence ATGGCCCCCTCAAGCACCATCCCCATCGGCGAGCTTTCTCGGCTTACCGGCTGCAATATCGAGACGATCCGCTATTATGAGCGCATCGGCATTCTGCCCGCGCCGGTCCGGTACGGGCGATTTCGCCGTTATGATTCAGCTGGTGTGCGGCGCCTTGCATTTGTGCGCCGCGCGCGCGAACTGGGGTTTCCCCTCGATACGGTCCGGACTTTGCTCCTTCTTGCCGAAGGCGGCGGCCATAGCTGCGATCAGGCGCGCCATATGGCCGAGAGCCAGCTTGCCGACGTCCTCGCCAAGCGCGCCGACCTCGACCGGATGGCCGCTGTCTTGGGCGATCTTGTCGAGGCGTGCGGCGCCGGCGATGCCGGGGGCTGCCCGCTTCTGGAGGCGCTGTCCGACTAG
- a CDS encoding copper-binding protein: MNKLTAITLSLALGAGLVACGKQGEAPKTEEKAAMADDTGTMAAPAETKHGKGTATVTAIDTAKGQVTLDHGAIAELEWPPMTMGFAAKPELLKDIKVGDKVAFELNWDGKAGTITKLDKAP; encoded by the coding sequence ATGAATAAACTCACTGCGATTACGCTCAGCCTTGCGCTCGGCGCTGGACTTGTCGCCTGCGGCAAGCAAGGCGAAGCACCGAAGACGGAAGAAAAGGCCGCGATGGCCGATGACACAGGGACCATGGCGGCCCCGGCCGAAACGAAGCATGGCAAGGGCACGGCGACCGTGACCGCGATCGATACGGCAAAAGGCCAGGTCACGCTCGATCATGGCGCGATCGCCGAACTCGAATGGCCGCCGATGACGATGGGTTTTGCGGCGAAACCCGAGCTGCTGAAGGACATCAAGGTCGGCGACAAGGTCGCGTTCGAGCTCAATTGGGACGGCAAGGCCGGGACGATCACCAAGCTCGACAAGGCGCCGTAA